Proteins encoded by one window of Synechococcus sp. MVIR-18-1:
- the cysS gene encoding cysteine--tRNA ligase, producing MSSLRFTNTITRRTEPFLPLKPGEVSIYCCGVTVYDLCHLGHARSYINWDVLRRYLIWRGYVVTFVQNFTDIDDKILKRAAEESSSMDEVSERNIDAFHQDMDALGILRPDRMPRATRCLDSIRGLIAELEAKGAAYSADGDVYFAVMKHAGYGKLSGRDLSDQQDNAAGRVADAEEARKRHPFDFALWKRAKVDEPSFPSPWGDGRPGWHIECSAMVREELGDTIDIHLGGADLVFPHHENEIAQSEAANGTELARVWLHNGMVNVGGEKMSKSLGNFTTIRALLESGLSPMALRLFVLQAHYRKPLDFTPEALEAATTGWKGLNAALKLGEKHAAALGWGDQTALSVEAVSAGLSATGPFEELEQRFMAAMDDDLNSSGALAVLFDLARPLRGLANRLDRGDQPDQPANELSEQHTRWLVLRELAAVLGLRSETNDSKPSADGSVDAQAVEQAIADRKAAKQAKNYQEADRIRKALSDQGIELIDKPGGLTDWRML from the coding sequence ATGTCTTCCCTGCGGTTTACCAACACCATCACCCGCCGCACGGAACCCTTTCTCCCACTTAAACCAGGAGAGGTCAGCATTTATTGCTGTGGGGTCACGGTCTATGACCTCTGCCATCTCGGTCATGCACGCAGCTATATCAACTGGGATGTTTTACGTCGCTATTTGATTTGGCGCGGCTACGTGGTGACGTTCGTTCAAAACTTCACCGACATCGACGACAAGATCCTCAAGCGCGCCGCTGAAGAATCCTCATCGATGGATGAGGTAAGCGAACGAAACATCGATGCTTTCCATCAAGACATGGATGCTCTGGGGATCTTGCGCCCTGACCGCATGCCCCGCGCCACCCGTTGTCTTGACAGCATCCGTGGCTTAATCGCAGAGCTTGAGGCCAAAGGTGCGGCCTACTCCGCAGATGGCGATGTTTACTTCGCCGTGATGAAGCACGCGGGCTACGGGAAGCTCAGCGGTCGAGACCTCAGTGATCAACAGGACAATGCTGCTGGTCGCGTCGCCGATGCAGAAGAAGCACGCAAGCGGCACCCCTTTGATTTCGCCCTTTGGAAACGCGCAAAAGTCGATGAGCCAAGCTTTCCATCCCCCTGGGGTGACGGACGCCCCGGATGGCACATCGAATGTTCGGCGATGGTTCGTGAAGAACTTGGCGACACCATCGACATCCATCTCGGAGGAGCCGATTTGGTGTTCCCCCATCATGAAAATGAAATCGCCCAGTCGGAAGCGGCTAATGGAACCGAACTAGCGCGGGTTTGGCTGCACAACGGCATGGTGAACGTGGGTGGAGAAAAGATGAGCAAATCACTCGGCAACTTCACCACTATTCGCGCACTTTTAGAAAGCGGACTCTCCCCGATGGCTCTGCGCCTCTTTGTGCTGCAGGCCCACTACCGCAAGCCCCTGGACTTCACCCCCGAGGCGCTAGAAGCAGCAACCACTGGGTGGAAAGGATTGAATGCGGCCCTCAAATTGGGGGAAAAGCATGCTGCTGCCTTGGGATGGGGCGATCAGACGGCCCTCAGCGTGGAAGCAGTTAGCGCTGGACTGAGTGCAACCGGCCCTTTTGAAGAGCTTGAGCAACGGTTCATGGCCGCCATGGACGATGACCTCAACAGCTCTGGTGCCTTAGCCGTGCTGTTTGATCTCGCCCGTCCACTCCGCGGTTTAGCTAATCGCCTAGATCGAGGCGACCAGCCTGACCAGCCAGCCAACGAGCTGAGCGAACAGCACACACGCTGGCTGGTGTTGCGCGAACTGGCCGCCGTTCTTGGTTTACGCAGCGAAACCAACGACTCCAAACCATCAGCCGACGGTTCCGTTGATGCACAAGCGGTTGAGCAGGCGATCGCCGATCGCAAAGCAGCGAAACAAGCGAAGAACTATCAAGAAGCCGATCGCATTCGCAAGGCCCTCAGTGACCAAGGCATTGAGCTAATCGATAAGCCAGGTGGACTCACCGATTGGAGAATGCTCTAA